A part of Solicola gregarius genomic DNA contains:
- a CDS encoding Gfo/Idh/MocA family protein has product MFGGIEVSAVATTRAETARRGAERAGAKHWYTSARDLAASPQVDVVVVSVRVPYHRELIEEAYAAGKHVLSEWPLALDHDEAEALVDRIPAGVCTFVGLQGRFDPAIREARRLVQDGALGALQSVSAWSSHGKGAGGRIIAPFAYTLDDSTRAGNSQVHAGHFVDLLDHVLGGIESEARLTSQRRTKYEVDDGSSVEASAPDTMTLTFRANEAALGAAVMWEGAPSPQRSMAIAGELATLLLDGHPGGAPGSNQPQMAAWSLRLQDESGVRDVPIPAHGSGLPLEARNTAELWAAIRDDVDDGGSRAPTFTDALRLHRLIAP; this is encoded by the coding sequence GTGTTCGGGGGGATCGAGGTCTCGGCGGTCGCGACGACCCGTGCGGAAACCGCCCGCCGCGGTGCCGAACGCGCCGGCGCGAAGCACTGGTACACGTCGGCTCGCGACCTCGCCGCGAGCCCGCAGGTGGACGTCGTCGTCGTGTCGGTACGCGTGCCGTACCACCGAGAGCTGATCGAGGAGGCGTACGCCGCGGGCAAGCACGTGCTGTCCGAGTGGCCGCTGGCGCTCGATCACGACGAGGCCGAGGCACTCGTCGACCGCATTCCGGCCGGGGTATGTACCTTCGTCGGCCTCCAGGGGAGATTCGACCCGGCGATCCGTGAGGCGCGAAGACTGGTGCAGGACGGCGCGCTGGGCGCGCTGCAGTCGGTCTCGGCGTGGTCGTCGCACGGCAAGGGTGCGGGCGGTCGAATCATCGCCCCCTTCGCGTACACCCTCGACGACTCCACCCGAGCCGGGAACTCGCAGGTCCACGCGGGTCACTTCGTCGATCTGCTCGACCACGTGCTCGGCGGCATCGAGTCCGAGGCCCGGCTGACCTCGCAGCGTCGTACGAAGTACGAGGTCGACGACGGGTCGTCCGTGGAAGCGTCGGCGCCGGACACGATGACGCTGACGTTCCGCGCCAACGAGGCGGCGCTCGGGGCGGCCGTGATGTGGGAAGGTGCGCCGAGCCCGCAGCGCTCGATGGCAATCGCGGGCGAGCTCGCAACACTGCTGCTCGACGGTCACCCGGGAGGCGCGCCGGGCTCCAACCAGCCCCAGATGGCGGCGTGGTCGCTTCGGCTGCAGGACGAGTCGGGCGTACGCGACGTGCCGATCCCGGCTCATGGGTCCGGGCTCCCGCTCGAGGCCCGCAACACGGCGGAGCTGTGGGCCGCGATCCGCGACGACGTGGACGATGGCGGAAGCCGCGCGCCGACGTTCACCGACGCGCTGCGCCTGCATCGGCTGATCGCGCCATAA